TgggaaattttgtaaatcataataTTGAGGTGCTATTTTTATCAACCAAtcagctaaaataaaaaaatgcgttattaaacaatatttaaaaataattaagactGTACATCGATCATTCGAactattattaacaaattttaacatgatttaacatttttcaagtTAACTACTTATAACTGTGACTCGCACATACTTCTCTGGGAAATTATCCGGTTGATTATCCATCATAAAAAAGCTTTGAAGggatgaaattatatatttcaggGAAGACTTAAGCTCTTTTTAAGGCTATATAATGGCTGACTTCAGaaataaactacaaaaatagCTGTCAATTGTTTTATGTATTCGAATTATCgaagtttttaatattgattagtaaaaaaaataataattacgttTAATATCTGTAACtgttcgaatataatttttagtagtTAACACGAATTCATTGTAGATAACCCATTCTGGTTTATGGTCTAAGCACGTTGAAGGATGTAGCTGTACAATTTGGTTATCTTTTATGGTAAGGTAATGTCCAGTTCTTTCTAAATGCGCCacctaaatacaaaaaaacaaagttaattaTCTATCTATGATTCCGAATTCTGCTACCACTCCATACCGGAAAGGTATTTAAGAGGCaatatctgttaaaaaaaattactcgatTTCCACTCCTAGTCAATTTTGAAAGTGTATACCTTagataaacatatttaataagaggcttactaatttatttaaaacatgttgtatcatttttttacacatttaattcaataaagtgaaaattgaaaaacagtTCAACAGATAATGCACTCTAATATGAAAGTACGTTTAtagtctaaaaatttaaaattatatagctTTATGTGTATACGAAAAATTTCATACTTGAAGAtagtttgaaatataaaattttatagctccTAACAAAATCACAAAAGTGGCTGATCATATTGACAGTTGGATATTTCTGTATGTTATTATGTATTAGTATTTTAGTTTGTGCCCTTACTTATTTGGGGACACATCCAGTATACCaagaaagtttaatttttaaattaatcattcGATGGATGTttgattaaaatcttttaactacattgataaaataaataaaatacctgCATGAAGAATCCATTGACGAGAGCTTTTCGAATGTTAATGTAATAATCCTTACTCGTAAAATCCGTTGAAGtacgttttaaattaaatctatCCATAATTCTTGACAATTGTTGTCTCACATTATCACCAGACTTTAATGAtcgataatttacaaaattgtcgTAACACCACTGTGGATCCTCTGAGTctaaattaaatgtatattttgaaatatttgataataaattcataaaattaaacaatatgaGAAATACTAGAAAAATAAGTGACTGGCAAATATtcgtaaataattaaacttaggtattattttaataaagagaGCGATGGAACGGagtatgttaaatatatttaaatataaaaaagatataGAAGCCTCAACAAGATCAGAGCAAAATCAAAGATTACCAATTTAAACGTGAAATTTAAGAAGCTAAAGTGGTTTTGGGCTTTACATACAGTCAGGATAACAGACGAACGCTGGACAGTTTGTAGCACTGTATGAAAACCATATGGCAATAACAAAGAAAAGTTCATGCGTTTAAAAAATGGAGAGATGAAATTTTAGGGTTAGCGGGACGTCAGGGGATGAGATTGACAGCTAATAGACCAAGTGGAAATCCCTAAGACCTCCTTTGTAGTTGGGATACATTACAggctattaatattattttaataaacgaagacaaataaatataaatttaaaaaaaataaaaagttaaaattgactGCGTTAACACAAATTAAATCAGTAACTCACTATTTTGGAAGTGATATGGAAGTGTTTAATATTTCCCCTAGTGGCGCTGAATTGAGTTTGCACGTAACGAATTTTAAGATCGGGATATATTTGAAATgcataattgaattttttgaattacgaATCGGAAAATGAAGGTTGCGAACACCCAAATGAATATTAGGATATGTGTATAGGATGGCTCACTAAACATTACCTGtctgctttgctgggcaatttcgaaaaaaaatagatcagatttcaaaaaagtaaaaattattttaaaataaatacttctattaataattttctttgagaGCAATGACCTTTGAAGTCGACATCATTTTAGTATCGATGCCAAAAGTTAATTACTCACAAATTATTGACAGtagtattattcatttaaaaatgttttcttttacattttttgaacctggttttattgttttttgaaaattgttgcCAAACCTAGTTAAAtagttaatataatttgaaagtaCCTTTTATGGGTATTTTGTTTTATCACTAGTTGACAAAACGGCAAAATAGTTGACACAAATTTAATCCatataaacatacatttttgaTGACTAgacaaacttttaattaaaaaatcaaaatttaaaattatataaaaaaataattatacttactTTGTTTAAAAGCGTGATACACATTGAGCAAGGTAAGATGATCACCGTCGATGTGGGCAAATCTCATTTTGGCGTCGTCTGCTGCTTTTTTAGCCTCATTGGGTCGCACGAAACACTGCGGGACTAAATTTGGAGAGGGGAACAACACCCGCAACCAACCAATATAGTAGATGCCGCCAATATCAACAATCAAGTAGCACTTTGGTGCCATTATGCTACAAATATTTATGTGCTCGACCTACGGGAGCTAGCACAAGTCACTAACATATCGAGCTTGTGATACTCCCTTTAACTTATAACTTTCCCATAATAAGTTTACACTTGCGTTACATTTCGGTGGATAGTCTTTTGAATTTGAGTATcgtattgaatattttgaaaatgaaaaaagtatttcaagTGTTAacttatatcgaaaaatatataattaggtCAAGCATCACAATCTAATCACTGCATGAATTTTTTGACAGTTAATTTTGTaatcaactttaaaatattcagttcgaaaaaatttaagctGATGCGGAATTGAATAAAGTTCGAAATcatagttataataattattttcaatgataggaaaatcaataaaactttataatcatattaaaacaATTGTAGTCGTTAAAAAGTGGGGGGttgactttttttataaatatatttatctacacAATCCACCATAccaaaagagaaaatttttatttattaacgtcATTCCTGTTCCATGTAGATTGTCttagatatctttttttttacgcTTTAATGAGCAATAAGATGAAAGTTAACCTACGGTtcagaaaaatgatttaaaccAAATCTGTTtggttcaattaaaaaatcaattcggTTTCCTAACTGATAAGAGAGAcaagaatattttaaactagCGACTCGCACCGACATCGCACGGGTGCAATACTGGTACTAAATATACCACagaatgtgtttatttacgacatTACATTAGAAacttctaaaattatcagtgtttctctgTTATATTATGCGTGTGTTATACACACAAACCTTTCTCTTGAAtaactctatctattaaaaaaacagtatcaaaatccgttgcgtagttttaaagagcTAAgcatacatacttttttttccgtaaatagatttaattgaatttgttaccatcgaaaaaaaagattataacaCAAAAGATTATAATATTTCGAACTTTGcacataattgataaaaatgaatttaaaataatttttaaaattggttcaaatTAGTCTTTGCAGTGATTTAAAGGCAAAAAGGGTAGATCTTATAATCTGATTGTGTttgaaataatcaaacaaataatattcagattttttttaaataatcgaaatCTGTTTTAGCCACGTTTTAATTTTGCATACATTCTCTAGTCATAGTTTATCTTTCTTTATATTATACGAAAcagattttgattatttgataaaataatactaGTATATACCTGACAGCATAGCTGTGATggataatatttcatttgaacAATTGTGATTACAACTGGCGATTAACATTTTAGCAAGTTGTGGATCCAGTGGAAATTCAGCCATAACAGCTCCCAAGTCAGTAAGATTACCATCATCATCTAGGGCagctaaataattcaataattccAAGGCACGCATCAATGTTTCTGGTGCTGGTGGATCCATAAAATCAAAATGCACTAAATCGTCAAtaccaagtttttttaattgtaacacAACAGAACCCAAATTAGATCTAAGAATTTCTGGATATGTGTTATCttgcatttcatttttatatgctttttcTGTGTATAAACGGAAACATTTACCAGGTCTTGTACGACCAGCACGTCCAGCTCTTTGTTGTGCAGAAGCTTTGCTAATTGGGGACACTAAAAGTGATTCTACTCGAATTCGTggattataaactttttgtttagCAAACCCAGGATCAATTACGAACACCACACCATCTATTGTTAAAGATGTTTCAGCAATATTTGTAGACACTACAACTTTTCGCCCGATTGCACCGTTTGCTTTATTTGGTGGTGCcgcttcgaaaattttttgttgaagatTCGGTGGTAATGTCGAATACAATGGTATACACTTCAGTTCACCAACTTCTGGGCCTAGATTATCAATTTCTCTTTTAATTCTTTTACATGCTTCTTCAATTTCCTCTTGCccagttaaaaacaaaagaatatctCCACTAACTTCTTCACACATATGAATTTGTATTACAGTTCGAATAGCAGCTTCTAAATAATCTCTTTCAGGTTCTGGGgtgtaaaaaatttctacaGGATGCGTACGACCAGGTACATTCATTAAAGGTGCGTtatcaaaatattgttgaaattttccAGCATCTAAAGTTGCAGACATAATAACCAATTTTAAGTCATTCCTTTGTTTCACAACTTCTTTTAATACACCCATTAATATATCTGTTGCAAGTGTTCTTTCGTGAGCTTCATCCAGCAGTATTACTTGGTACGTTTCTAGCATTGGATCACTCATACCTTCTCGTAACAACATACCATCAGTcatatatctataaaaataagtaGTCAAAGTATAATGATGCAATCTTTGATAATGCTAAATACATTAAAGAGTGAAATATCAAAAAGTACTGAGCCGCATGTATCATTAGAAGGATATTATATttcgattcattaaaaaaaattattcaccacTTAGTTcccataaaatattacattaagaggattatttttaatgtagagGAATATGTAGAGTATTTATCCAACTATGTACGTGCATCAGGGACGGATTTACGAATTTTCCGCCCATAGGCAGATcggtgtttatgaaaaaaaatctgttttatttattttggatatTCTTTATTTGGACGGTGAATTCATCTGATAATTCAACCTCTTTTGTTGACGATTAGAAAAAGTCGTTGATTTTTCTCGATGAATCAAcatcttttttcaatttctctTCTTTCTGTTTTCTTAATTTAGAGTACTGGCACCCGCTTAGTCGTTGTCTAGCATCACTTATTTTAAACGATTCAAATACTTCAGTACAGTCTCAGAAGGTTAGGTTATAGTATTTTTGAGAAACATTCTAAAATCCCCGCCCATTTTTTTTGCCGCCGTAGGCACAGGCCTACTTTGCCTACGCATAAATCCGCCCCTGATGtgcattaatttttagtattatgtGAGATCGTAATAGTAACAGTACAGTGACAGTAAAAAAACGTATAGCATGCTGTGTGGGTAATAAGCTAATAATTTTTGACTGGGCAGCTGGGAAAAAACTTCCTTAACTTGAAATGAAAGATTAATTTGAAAGTAAGACTGAGACTTGAGTACGAGCAATCAAGCATAGAGATAGATGCCAGCCTAAATAGTAGATTTTTAATATGCGATACAGAAAATTCAACTGAATTGTGTGATATTTTGTAATTTCGTCTCTATTCACTAACTTATTTCAGAACGAACCTAAAATTAGAAGGCGTACGCGTATAAATGGTTAATCAAAATTACATTCCGGTTGAACTTCACTTGATCGtacttaatgtaaaaaatgctttgtaatttactattattcaaaaaaataaaataaaataaaataaccaaaaatataCACTACCACTCACTTCAAAACTGTCTTAGCCGATGAACAATCCTCAAATCGAATACTGTAACCAACTTCTTGTCCTAATGCCACATCCATTTCTTCAGACACACGTTGTGCGACTGACATAGCAGCGACCCTACGGGGTTGAGTACAGCAAACTCCTTTTTTACCAATCGATCTTGAATATTCGACACACCATTGTGGAATCTGTGTAGTTTTTCCGGAACCAGTTTCTCCGAC
The Chrysoperla carnea chromosome 4, inChrCarn1.1, whole genome shotgun sequence genome window above contains:
- the LOC123297545 gene encoding putative pre-mRNA-splicing factor ATP-dependent RNA helicase PRP1, whose amino-acid sequence is MSKRRIDLLDPFIKKKREERGISTATTPAVPGTTNPFTGLPYTQRYHEFYRKRITLPVFEYRADFMRLLAQHQCIVLVGETGSGKTTQIPQWCVEYSRSIGKKGVCCTQPRRVAAMSVAQRVSEEMDVALGQEVGYSIRFEDCSSAKTVLKYMTDGMLLREGMSDPMLETYQVILLDEAHERTLATDILMGVLKEVVKQRNDLKLVIMSATLDAGKFQQYFDNAPLMNVPGRTHPVEIFYTPEPERDYLEAAIRTVIQIHMCEEVSGDILLFLTGQEEIEEACKRIKREIDNLGPEVGELKCIPLYSTLPPNLQQKIFEAAPPNKANGAIGRKVVVSTNIAETSLTIDGVVFVIDPGFAKQKVYNPRIRVESLLVSPISKASAQQRAGRAGRTRPGKCFRLYTEKAYKNEMQDNTYPEILRSNLGSVVLQLKKLGIDDLVHFDFMDPPAPETLMRALELLNYLAALDDDGNLTDLGAVMAEFPLDPQLAKMLIASCNHNCSNEILSITAMLSVPQCFVRPNEAKKAADDAKMRFAHIDGDHLTLLNVYHAFKQNSEDPQWCYDNFVNYRSLKSGDNVRQQLSRIMDRFNLKRTSTDFTSKDYYINIRKALVNGFFMQVAHLERTGHYLTIKDNQIVQLHPSTCLDHKPEWVIYNEFVLTTKNYIRTVTDIKPDWLIKIAPQYYDLQNFPQCEAKRQLEIIQTKLESKLFQQGF